The region GTGCGCAGCGCCTTAACGCTTGGATAGTCGGCCGTGCCGCTTTGCAAGACGTATGGCAAAAGCGCGCGCAGCGTGACCGTTTCTTTAGCAAGAGGGGCCTTCATTTTCCAAACGATCGTGTTCGTTTTGTACTTATCGGTCGAAATCGTATGGACGCGAACCGGTCCGACCGCTGTGACTTTTTCGTCGACCAATCCAACTCCTCCTTACTTTTTCTCTTTGCAAACATGCATTATCTTTATTGTAAAGCGTCTTATCAACAATATACCTTTTGCCAATGGAAAAATGCAAATCATTCCATTCAGCAAAAAACGGCCGTCCGTTTTTCGGACAGCCGCTTTCGTCATCGTTTTCCTTTGATGTATGGCGTGCCGGCCGCTTTCGGCGCCTCAGCACGGCCGATGAAGCCCGCCAGCGCCAAAATCGTGAGTGCATACGGGGCGATGAGCAAGTAAACGGTCGGGACGTTTTTCAAGAACGGAATCGTTTGCCCGACGATGCTTAAGCTTTGCGCCAACCCGAAAAAGAGCGCCGCCCCCATCGCGCCGATCGGATGCCATTTGCCGAAAATCATCGCCGCAAGCGCCATAAATCCGTGCCCGGAAATCGTCGCATGGCTGAAATCGCGGGAAATGATCGTCGCGTATACCGCACCGCCCAAGCCGCCGAGCGCGCCGCTGATCATGACAGCGATGTAGCGCATTTTGGCGACATGAATCCCCATCGTATCCGCCGCCATCGGATGTTCGCCGACCGCGCGCAGCCGCAGGCCAAACGGCGTTTTGTAAATGACATACCATGATACAAACGCCAGCGCAATAGCGATATACGACGGCGCGTACGCGTTAGAAAACAACAGCGGCCCGATGACGGGAATGTCGCTTAACACCGGCACGTCAATTTTGTCAAACCCGACTTGAATTTGGTCCGTCTGCCCCTTGCCGTACATTTTTTTCACTAAAAACAGCGACAGGCCAAGCGCCAAAAAGTTGATCGCCACCCCGCTTACGACTTGGTCGGCGCGAAAGGTGACCGACGCGACAGCGTGCAGCAGGGAAAATACAGCGCCGACCACCATGGCAGCCAATAAGGCAAGCCACGGCGTCCATTCGCCAAACCGATCGGCAAACGTCAAATTAAAGACAATGCCGACAAACGCGCCGATGGTCATCAATCCTTCAAGCCCGATGTTGACGACGCCGGACCGTTCGCTAAACACGCCGCCAAGGGCGGTGAAAATGAGAGGAGCCGCAAAGAAAATCGTTGTCGGGACAATCGTTTGCAAGACGTCATACACGCTCACTTACTCCGCCCCCTTTTGCCAACGAGATAACAGCCAGCGGATCATGTAGCTGGATGCAACAAAGAAAATGATGAGCGCGATAATAATATCGACAAGCTCGGTCGGCACGCCGGCGCTTGACGGCATTTCCAACGCCCCGACTTTCAAGGCCCCAAACAACAAGGCGGAGAGCAAAATGCCAAACGCGTTGTTTCCTCCGATCAAGGCAACCGCGATGCCATCAAATCCAAGGCCGGTAAAGCCGGCTTTCGTCGAGATGTTTCCAAATGTGCCAAGCCCCTCCATCGCCCCGGCGACGCCGGCAAAAGCGCCGGAGATGACCATCGCTAAAATGATGTTGGCGCGCACATTCATGCCCGCGTACTGTGACGCATGCTGATTGAACCCGACCGCCCGCAGCTCAAACCCTTTTGTCGTCCGCTCAAGCAAAAACCACATGACAAATGCGGCGGCGACAGCGATGAAAACGCCGTAATGCATGGTGGAATGATGCGTAATGGCATCAAAAAAGTCGGAGTGAAGCGATGCGCTTTCTTTCACCGGCTTTGATTTAAATCCCTCATCAGACAAAACGGAACGGATGATGGCGTTCGTTACATGCAAAGCAATATAGTTCATCATGATCGTAATAATGACTTCGTGCACTTTTAAATACGCCTTCAGCACACCCGGAATCAAGCCCCATAGCGCCCCGGCCAACGCGGCGGCCAACAAGGCAAGCGGCAAATGGATGATTTTGGGCAAATCAAAGGACACCCCGACCCAGACGGCAGCGAGCCAGCCGACGATCAGCTGCCCTTCAACCCCGATGTTAAACAAGCCGGTGCGAAAGGCAAACGCCACCGCCAAGCCCGTTAAAATGTATGGCGTCGTCTGGCGGATCGTTTCGCCGATATAGTACGTATCGCCAAACGCCCCGTACACGAGAGCGCCAAAGCCGGCGATCGGGTTGTAGCCGCTTGCAAGCATCACGATCGAACCAGCGATCATGCCAAGAAGAACAGCCAACAACGGTATCAAAAATTGCTGGAGACGATTCGACTTCATCACGACACACCTGCTTCCTTCCGTTTGCTTCCAGCCATCAACAGCCCGAGCTCCTGTTCGGTTGTTTCTTTCGGATCAACGATGGCGACGATGTTTCCTTCGTAAATGACAGCGATCCGGTCGCTGACGTTCATCACTTCGTCAAGCTCAAACGAGACGAGCAGCACCGCTTTCCCGCGGTCTCGCTGTTCAATGAGCCGCTTATGAATAAATTCGATCGCTCCAACATCAAGCCCCCTCGTCGGCTGGGCGGCGATCAACAAGTCCGGATCGCGGTCGACTTCACGGCCGATGATCGCTTTTTGCTGGTTTCCGCCCGATAGCGCCCGCGCCTTCGTATATTCATCTGGCGTGCGCACGTCAAATTCGCGGATGAGCTGACGCGCTTTTTCGTAAATGGCTTGAAAATTCAACAGGCCCCGTTTCGAGTACGGCGGCTGATAGTACGTTTGTAGCACCATGTTTTCGCCGATCGGAAAGTCAAGGACAAGCCCGTGTTTATGCCGATCTTGCGGAATATGGCCGACGCCGGCTTCGATGATTTTGCGCGGCGGCAAATTCGTAATGTCTCGGCCGTTGAGGCGGATGATCCCTGATTCCGCTTTGATCAAGCCGGTTATGGCTTCAATGAGCTCGGTCTGGCCGTTGCCGTCGACTCCAGCAATGCCCACGATCTCGCCGGCGTGCACCGTCAAGTTCAAACCGTTGACCGCTTTGATCCCGCGCGCGTCCTTGACGACTAAATCTTGAATTTCCAACACCGGTTTCCCCGGCTCAGCCTGTTTCTTAGCGGTCGTAAACTGCACCTCGCGGCCGACCATGAGCGCCGCCAGTTCGTTCGGATTCGTCTCCGCCACATTGAGCGTCGCAATTCCTTTGCCGCGACGGATGACGGTGACGCGGTCGCACACTTCCATAATTTCTTTGAGTTTGTGCGTAATTAAAATGATGGATTTTCCCTCGCGGACGAGCGTGCGCATAATTTGCATGAGCTCGCGAATTTCCTGCGGCGTCAAGACTGCTGTCGGTTCGTCAAAAATCAAAATATCAGCGCCGCGGTAAAGCGTCTTTAAAATTTCCACGCGCTGCTGCATGCCGACGGAAATGTCGGCGATCTTCGCTGTCGGATCGACCGCCAGTCCATATCGTTCCGACAATTCGCGCACTTCCCGCTCCGCCCGCTTCATATCGATCGTTCCGGCCCGCGTCGGCTCGCTGCCTAAGATGATGTTTTCCGTCACGGTGAACGTATCGACGAGCATAAAGTGCTGATGCACCATGCCGATGCCAAGATCATTGGCGACGTTCGGGTCGGTGATGCGCACCGGCTTTCCTTTAACGCGGATTTCGCCGCCGTCCGGCTGGTATAACCCAAACAGCACGTTCATGAGCGTCGATTTGCCGGCCCCGTTTTCGCCAAGCAGAGCGTGTATCTCCCCCTTTTTCACTTGCAGCGTAATGTTGTCATTGGCGACAAACGCGCCAAACACCTTGCGGATATTGAGCATTTCAATCACGTATTCCAAGCGATTCACTCCTTACTCAAGCAA is a window of Geobacillus kaustophilus DNA encoding:
- a CDS encoding ABC transporter permease, yielding MSVYDVLQTIVPTTIFFAAPLIFTALGGVFSERSGVVNIGLEGLMTIGAFVGIVFNLTFADRFGEWTPWLALLAAMVVGAVFSLLHAVASVTFRADQVVSGVAINFLALGLSLFLVKKMYGKGQTDQIQVGFDKIDVPVLSDIPVIGPLLFSNAYAPSYIAIALAFVSWYVIYKTPFGLRLRAVGEHPMAADTMGIHVAKMRYIAVMISGALGGLGGAVYATIISRDFSHATISGHGFMALAAMIFGKWHPIGAMGAALFFGLAQSLSIVGQTIPFLKNVPTVYLLIAPYALTILALAGFIGRAEAPKAAGTPYIKGKR
- a CDS encoding ABC transporter permease, which translates into the protein MKSNRLQQFLIPLLAVLLGMIAGSIVMLASGYNPIAGFGALVYGAFGDTYYIGETIRQTTPYILTGLAVAFAFRTGLFNIGVEGQLIVGWLAAVWVGVSFDLPKIIHLPLALLAAALAGALWGLIPGVLKAYLKVHEVIITIMMNYIALHVTNAIIRSVLSDEGFKSKPVKESASLHSDFFDAITHHSTMHYGVFIAVAAAFVMWFLLERTTKGFELRAVGFNQHASQYAGMNVRANIILAMVISGAFAGVAGAMEGLGTFGNISTKAGFTGLGFDGIAVALIGGNNAFGILLSALLFGALKVGALEMPSSAGVPTELVDIIIALIIFFVASSYMIRWLLSRWQKGAE
- a CDS encoding ABC transporter ATP-binding protein — protein: MEYVIEMLNIRKVFGAFVANDNITLQVKKGEIHALLGENGAGKSTLMNVLFGLYQPDGGEIRVKGKPVRITDPNVANDLGIGMVHQHFMLVDTFTVTENIILGSEPTRAGTIDMKRAEREVRELSERYGLAVDPTAKIADISVGMQQRVEILKTLYRGADILIFDEPTAVLTPQEIRELMQIMRTLVREGKSIILITHKLKEIMEVCDRVTVIRRGKGIATLNVAETNPNELAALMVGREVQFTTAKKQAEPGKPVLEIQDLVVKDARGIKAVNGLNLTVHAGEIVGIAGVDGNGQTELIEAITGLIKAESGIIRLNGRDITNLPPRKIIEAGVGHIPQDRHKHGLVLDFPIGENMVLQTYYQPPYSKRGLLNFQAIYEKARQLIREFDVRTPDEYTKARALSGGNQQKAIIGREVDRDPDLLIAAQPTRGLDVGAIEFIHKRLIEQRDRGKAVLLVSFELDEVMNVSDRIAVIYEGNIVAIVDPKETTEQELGLLMAGSKRKEAGVS